A single Ignavibacteriales bacterium DNA region contains:
- a CDS encoding tetratricopeptide repeat protein, whose amino-acid sequence MQKYRYILLGLLAAGMLVTGFQCSSADITSAKLYIQQKNTEKAIESLNREISKNPKSDEGYFLLGVLYAEKEEFDKMLENFTKSLDISKKFEKDIKSQKLATWGSLFNKGVAFYQKAGKTEDTDSGMTYYQKSADSFEMATRIQPDSPNTYKYLAYVYLSMGRYDEAISPLNTLIKLDDSPEGYRFIGEIYYDQGQKMKDKFETSKDPADQAESQKKFEQAVEILEKGKAKYPNDPEILLYLSNSYIAAGKTDIALSAFKEGVEKEPSNKLYRYNYGVLLLGVDDFEGAAAQFQKALEIDPEYINADYNLAITYVKWGTKLAKDAETAGKEDPEVKVKYSLSLPYFEKYLAVKPDDASAWELLGKVYSVLGRLEDATKAFEKADANRK is encoded by the coding sequence ATGCAAAAATACCGTTATATTCTCCTGGGTCTGCTGGCCGCAGGAATGCTTGTAACAGGCTTTCAGTGTTCGTCCGCTGATATTACCAGCGCAAAACTCTACATCCAGCAGAAAAACACTGAAAAAGCAATTGAATCATTAAACAGGGAAATCTCCAAAAATCCAAAAAGTGATGAGGGGTATTTCCTTCTTGGTGTTCTTTATGCTGAAAAAGAAGAATTTGACAAAATGCTGGAAAATTTTACCAAATCTCTTGATATCAGCAAAAAATTTGAGAAAGATATCAAATCCCAGAAACTTGCTACCTGGGGAAGTCTTTTTAACAAAGGGGTGGCATTTTACCAGAAAGCAGGTAAAACCGAGGATACTGATTCAGGCATGACCTACTATCAGAAATCGGCAGACTCATTTGAAATGGCTACCCGCATTCAGCCTGATTCTCCCAATACCTATAAATATCTTGCTTATGTATATCTGAGCATGGGCAGATATGATGAGGCAATCTCACCGCTGAATACACTGATCAAACTTGACGACTCTCCGGAAGGCTACCGCTTTATTGGTGAGATCTATTATGATCAGGGTCAGAAGATGAAGGATAAATTTGAAACTTCCAAGGATCCGGCAGACCAGGCTGAATCACAGAAGAAATTTGAGCAGGCTGTTGAAATTCTGGAAAAAGGAAAAGCCAAATATCCGAATGATCCTGAAATTCTTCTTTACCTCTCTAATTCATATATAGCCGCAGGAAAAACTGACATTGCGCTCAGCGCATTCAAAGAGGGTGTGGAAAAAGAACCTTCCAACAAACTCTACCGTTACAACTACGGTGTTCTGCTGCTTGGCGTGGATGATTTTGAAGGTGCTGCTGCACAGTTCCAGAAGGCGCTGGAAATTGATCCTGAGTATATAAATGCTGATTATAACCTTGCTATTACCTACGTAAAGTGGGGTACCAAACTGGCAAAAGACGCTGAAACCGCAGGAAAGGAAGATCCTGAAGTAAAGGTTAAATACAGCCTTTCACTTCCTTATTTTGAGAAATATCTTGCCGTTAAACCGGATGATGCCTCAGCGTGGGAACTGCTTGGAAAAGTATATTCAGTGCTTGGAAGACTTGAAGATGCAACCAAAGCATTTGAAAAAGCAGACGCTAACAGAAAGTAA
- a CDS encoding DUF3467 domain-containing protein, whose product MSQNNVPPPQQINIQLDEKEAEGIYSNFAIITHSPAEFVIDFTRIVPGVPKAKVFSRIITTPQHAKMFMRALKDNLEKYESRFGEIKVDGPQEQGFGFMPYPEKGKIN is encoded by the coding sequence ATGAGCCAGAATAATGTTCCGCCTCCTCAGCAGATTAACATCCAGCTTGATGAAAAAGAAGCTGAAGGCATTTATTCGAATTTTGCGATTATCACCCATTCACCTGCTGAATTCGTAATAGATTTCACCAGGATTGTACCGGGTGTTCCCAAGGCAAAAGTATTTTCAAGGATTATTACCACACCGCAGCATGCCAAAATGTTCATGCGCGCGCTTAAGGATAATCTTGAAAAATATGAAAGCCGTTTCGGCGAAATAAAAGTCGACGGTCCTCAGGAGCAGGGTTTTGGTTTTATGCCCTATCCCGAAAAAGGAAAAATTAATTAA